The window ATGTTCAATATCAACATTTTCATCGCGTAGTCCATGAATAATAAGGACAGGTGCTGTAATATGTTCGGCCTCAAATAATGGGGTCCTTGCATCGTAAGCTTCAGGAACACGATTCGGGGTGCCTCCGACAACACGCTTCATCATACGGCGCATATCTGTACGCTCCCAATATGTTGCCGTTGCATCAGAAACACCTGCCCATGTGACCACAGAAGTAATATCTTTTCGTAAAATGGCTGTCCAAAGTGCCATAATCCCACCACGTGAAAACCCAAATACATGGATATTATCATTGCAAAATCGTTTTAATACCTCTACACCATAAACCGCATCGAAACGATCTTGCCCCGCAAACTCATCTCGACCTTCACCACCTCTATTACCTCGATAATATGGCGCAAAGACGATAAATCCTTGTGCAGCAAACTGTGCCACTCGCGCTGGTCTGACCATGCCAATGTTTTGCATGCCACCTCGTAAATATAAAAAGCCATCATATGTACCAGTTGCTTTTGGTTCAGCTAATAAGCCCTTCACTCGTAACCCCTGTGACATATATGTAATTTCAGTTAAACGAATGGCGGGGTTTGGTGAAGGATAAGCACGTTTTTCCATTATTTCACCATTTGTTGTCATAACGTTTCACTTCCTCTAGCATTTTTTGCATGCCCTCATCTTTCATATGAAAGCTTAAGTTTGAATGATTTGCAAATTCGTCATCAGTCAGCCAAATCATACCTGATGTTTCTAAATCAAAGTCAATTTCCTCCTGACCTGCAAATCGCGCAGTAAAGACCGTTTTACAAAATAATACTTCATCATGAACAGCATATTCTGCAAACCATTTAAGATTTTTCACATGTACACCTGTCTCCTCAAAAACTTCACGTACAGCCGCTTCTTCTAATGTTTCGCCTGGTTCTAACTTTCCACCTGGAACTTCCACCCCACGACGTTTATGAATGGTACATAACCACTTATTTTCATGTTTTAAAAAGACGAGCACATGTTTAGGTTCCACCTCAAACTCACCTCTTGTGAAACTTAAATCTACTTTGTAGCCATTTAAATCAATAAATGAGAACACTGTTGTCAACTCCTATACTCTAAAGTAGTGAACTTTTCACTTTACTAAAATTGAAATATTTCGCATTTACGGTGTAGCATCTATCACAAAAAATAGTGACGTTCTTCATCTTCCACTCCATCTTTAAAAGCTGAAAATATGTCAATTTATTGTTTTTTAGATATAAACCCCACTATTTTCACGCTATTCTTTATGTTAATTCCATACTCATTTATTTTTACTATAGTGTAATTATGTAGAAACAATCAATATATAAGATTTCGACATCTTCCCCTCATTTTTAGTGATTCAAAATAAAAGCGTTCTTGCTTAATTGGAAGGCCATTCACAAATACAACGAAAAACGCAAGAATATTGTGATATCAACATTCTTGCGTTTTTCATTGTACTTGAGCTTACCTCATATCAAAATACCATGATGTTCATGAAATCATCCGATTAAGAATCGATATCTAATACGTTAAACTCGTCTATTGAAATATGGCAGCTGTTCTACGAATGCTTTTGTATCTTCGTCCCCATATTCATGCACAAGGGCATAGATTTTTTTTAAACGTAAATCGATGGCATCATTTTCCTGATCTAAATGATATGGTATATAAGGTAATTGCGCACGCCATGCATTTGAAATTTCTAGTAGCTGCATTTGCTGAAAGATTTTTTCAAAAACATCTAATGCTTGTCGATCTACATTGAGTTCAAAATTCCATTGGCCTTCATATGGATTGGTATAATACGTTTTATTGGCAAGTGAAAAGTATACGCGTTGACGATCCATAACACGAAACACTCCTTTTTCCATAGTATGATGGAAAAAGAGTTATTTTATTCGTTGGAATGTCAAACTTCCTTCACAACTAAGTATAGTACTTCTTTTATAATAGTAATGATGAACAATGAACGGAGTGAATGCCATGAATTTAACTATTCTCATTATCGTAGCGATCGTTATTGTTATTATCATAACAGTTGCTACCATTTTAAGTGTCAATCGTGCGTATGCTTATAAACATACAGTTGACG of the Lysinibacillus fusiformis genome contains:
- a CDS encoding transposase; amino-acid sequence: MDRQRVYFSLANKTYYTNPYEGQWNFELNVDRQALDVFEKIFQQMQLLEISNAWRAQLPYIPYHLDQENDAIDLRLKKIYALVHEYGDEDTKAFVEQLPYFNRRV
- a CDS encoding alpha/beta hydrolase family protein, whose translation is MTTNGEIMEKRAYPSPNPAIRLTEITYMSQGLRVKGLLAEPKATGTYDGFLYLRGGMQNIGMVRPARVAQFAAQGFIVFAPYYRGNRGGEGRDEFAGQDRFDAVYGVEVLKRFCNDNIHVFGFSRGGIMALWTAILRKDITSVVTWAGVSDATATYWERTDMRRMMKRVVGGTPNRVPEAYDARTPLFEAEHITAPVLIIHGLRDENVDIEHARQLEFYLKDAQKIYETWYYEKFTHFFPSEVNRLVVRMLCNWMKAQ
- the ytzI gene encoding YtzI protein — translated: MNLTILIIVAIVIVIIITVATILSVNRAYAYKHTVDEKPKQNFQHHDD
- a CDS encoding NUDIX domain-containing protein, whose protein sequence is MFSFIDLNGYKVDLSFTRGEFEVEPKHVLVFLKHENKWLCTIHKRRGVEVPGGKLEPGETLEEAAVREVFEETGVHVKNLKWFAEYAVHDEVLFCKTVFTARFAGQEEIDFDLETSGMIWLTDDEFANHSNLSFHMKDEGMQKMLEEVKRYDNKW